tctctctctctctctctgttgcattGTGTTAACGCTGAGCTTCTTTGGCTGCAGATGAAGCTCCTGCCACTGAGGCAGAAGAAGGCTCACATCATGGAGATCCAGCTGAACGGGGGCACCGTGGCAGAGAAGGTGGACTGGGCTCACGAGAAGCTGGAGAAGCAAGTGCCCGTCAACACTGTCTTCTCCCAGAACGAGATGATTGACGTCATTGGTGTCACTAAGGGGCATGGGATGAAAGGTAGGAAGGAGGAGCAGTGGTGAGCCTTGGCATAGAGATGTTTTCTTTATTACTTTACTGATTTATTggattgatatcccacctttttctcccaggAGCTTAAGGggacatacatggttctcccccactttcaatccccacaacaaccatgaGAGGCAGTTATTGACCTAAGGTCACCCAGGTCTTcactggttttggactacagctcccatcagccccagcctaaTACGGCCTTGTTGatgggagctgatgggaattgtagtccaaaacattatgagggcaccaggttggggaaggctggcatagATTGTGACCAGATTGACTTTGGGAAGTTGCTATCATAGCCAGAAGAAAATGGTTGATTCCAGGAGTACCCAGGGTTTTGGGAaaacaagtttctagacctcattgcTGCTGAGAACATCTAGGCCTTTTTTCTGTTTCATGGCTTAGAGCACCTTCCCCCAGCCTGGTGCTGTGCAAAGGCTTTGGACTACCAGCCCTAGACATGGTGACGGGAGCTAAtgtgagttgtagcccaaaaaggAAGGGgctgtagcttggtggtagaacATTTGGTCtgaatgcaaaaggttccagggtATCTCTCTGGTATCTCCAGCTAGGACTGGaagaaaccctgaagagcctTTCATCAGTGTAGACAGCTGATGAACCAAAGGCTTGATCAGTATAaagaagcttcctatgtttctatttcAATCAGCCCTTTATTCAAAACTAAGATGACTAGaatcttgatttatttttaaggggaaatagCGTAGTTGAGGTAGGCTGAACTTTGCAtggatccctggcatctctaggtctGTCTGAGAAAAACGCGGGGAGACTTAAACAACCTCTATAACAACATGACCTTTTTCATTTAGGTGTGACAAGTCGGTGGCATGCTAAGAAACTCCCGAGGAAAACTCACAAAGGACTGCGTAAGGTCGCATGCATTGGAGCCTGGCATCCTGCCCGGGTGGGCTACTCCATTGCCCGGGCTGGCCAGAAAGGCTACCATCACCGCACAGAACTTAACAAGAAGGTACAGTGCCTGTCTTCcttcaccttccttccttcctgttctttTTGCCTCGTTCACAATGGACTTGTCTGCTGGCAGTTGGCCCCAGGCTGAAGTCACCATTCCATACCCGCCCGCTCACCCAATCTCTTGGGAGTCTGGGAAATGCTGATGGCAATAGCTCCCTAGCACCTAAACTCTTTCTTTTgttgttaatttcttttttaaaaagaaacaaagactAAAAATGTAAACCTAAAGTGTCACAGCCCGCCCTAGAAGGACAAAGATATAATGCAGATCCAAAGGGATTATAAAGTATTTACTCGTACAAAGATTCCAAGTAATaaagatttataaaaataaaagtattctccACCTGTGAGTTCCATCATTATTGAGAATAAAGATTCTATATAGTCTTAAAGGAGCCAGCTATTGGCATACATTGGTGGCGCCTATTtcaataagaaataaaatcatgCCATATATGAATAAAACCCGGTCATTCAAGCTTTGCCCTTTAAATACTTTTGGTTTGTGACAAATCTTTTCAAGAAGGGCAATTTGCGAAACCCTTGAATGCCATAAATCGTATTAAGATTAAAGGTCTTCCAGGATTTGACAATGCAGTTCCAGGCTGCTGGTACTTTTCAAATTCCGTTCTGTTTCCATATACAGGTTCAAAAGTGCCAGGTGGAAAGATGGAGTAAtagtttattttggttttttttttcttttttaatattaatttgttaacaacaacaacaacagtgcaaacATAACTGAGCCTCATCTCTTCTTCACCTTAGGTTTACCGCATTGGGCGCGGGGTTCACATAGAAGATGGCAAAGTGGTGAAGAACAACGCCTCCACCAATTACGACACGACCGAGAAAACAATTACCCCGCTGgtaaaatagaatcatagagttggaagggaccacgagggtcatttagtccaacccccctgcaatgcaggaatcttttgaccaatgtgggacttgaacctgtGACTCTGACAATGGTCCTTCCCCTTATGTACTTGTGCCCAGATTTGTGGTGGGCACTCTGTCGCTGGACCTAAGGCTTCCTGCTCTACATTAACTCACCTTTCTGCCCCCAGGGTGGATTCCCTAAGTACGGAGAAGTCAACAATGATTTCGTGATGGTGAAGGGTTGCGTGGTGGGCACCAAGAAGCGGGTGCTCACCCTCAGGAAGGTGAGGCCTGTATCAGAGACATGGACTGTGAGGGAGATGTGATCTCCTGTGAGGGTGGGTGGGGCCCAAAGGAGACTGGTTGGATTTGGACCCAAGCAATGAGCGGGTGGCCAGTTCATTTCCATGTCCAATTCAAGGCACTTgtgttagtgtttaaagccctaaatgacataggccccaaatatctgaaagactgtctcCTTCCCTACAGGCACACTCTCAGGTGTTAAGGTCAGCAgaaggggccctcttggtagctgCACCACCCTCAGGCATTTGGGGTGGCAGTAGTCCGAGAGAGAGCGATCTCTGGAGCAACCCCAAAGTTGTGCACCTTTGCTAGACAGTGTCTGTTGTATGCTCAATATACCTCTCTTGACACATCATATATCTGTCTTTGGGAGTCACCTTATTCCTGGGGCTTTaatttgtttaaaactgtttttaatattgaatatTAAATTGTCATAACCCACCTGGGACCTGATGGTGAAGGGTAGGAAATGAATTGAACTAATAATCAACAGTAGAACTAATAATGACACGAGAGGTGCTTTGTTCCTGAGGGAGCAGGGAAGTTGGGGCTACAGCTAAGCGTCCATTCTCTGAAGGGCTCTGGGAGCTGATGCGGGGACAATAACATCGACCTGCCTTACAGGAGTGTTGTGAGCACCACAAGAAGTTAAGAAACATGAAATACAATGAGCAGCCTTTGTAAACGCCTCTTAAGAAAGGCAGGAAATCATTCTTGTTCTTATGATTTAAGactatttattattgttaatcTTGACCTAGCAAGGTTACCTTTCGACAGACCAGGGATTGACCTGTGCACGGGTTTTGCACCTTAATTGCTTGTCACCTGTGCAAACTAACATTGGGttgaggcagcagttacaagttaccggtctctgcagccacagcgattctccagcagttcgacttcacccctggaggtgcattccattgtctctcgagacagacaaatgccaacaaatgATGTAAGACCAATGTATGGAGGAACAGTCAAGGGGCTGCCTCACCCCCATATCTTCCACCTGAGGTGGTTGTCACACCTCGCCTAATGGTAGGGTTGTCCCCCATGTCACTCAGCTAAGTTGTCCATGTTCAACAAGTGATTCCCCACAGAAAACCCTGCCCCCTCACCCTTGCACTTTCATTTAATGGACACCTTTCCCTTCTTCCAGTCCCTTCTGGTCCATACAAGCAGGAAGGCCCTGGAACCCGTGGAGCTGAAATTCATTGACACAACCTCCAAGTTTGGTCATGGACACTTCCAGACGGCTCAAGAAAAGCGTGCTTTCATGGTGAGTCTTAGCCGCAAAACATGAAGCAGAGAAGAAAAAACCCTTTGAGAAGGATATGTGACCAAATATGATGGGGGAAGCAGCGCTGCCAACCAGTACTTGGATAAGGGTCCTAAAACTTCTTCCTACCTGGGGCATATCTAAGAAGCACAACCCCATTGtgccatttcttttctctgtctgaaacttatagaatcatagaactgtagtgttggaatgcaagaatcacagctccCCAACCTTCGGCTTGTGTCcactgggttctagtattatgccgggggggggggagatatctcCACACCATACAAAATTCTGCCATGTCCTAATTTCCTCCCCGCAACACTTAAGAAGCCCCCAATATTGTAGCCTTTCTGCATAGGGAAGTTGCTGTATCACCCCTGATAATTTTGATTAACCTTTCTTGTACCTTATCTAGCTGTGCAATATCCTCTTTGAGATTTACACATCGCccaagaacagatttttttttaatccaaagtATCTTTTCCATTTCAATTCAGACAAAAAAAAAGTGAGAAATTTTAGGGAAAGCATTAGGTGCatgaccagccttccccaatctggtgccctccagatgttttggacttcaactcccatcagccacagcgcTGCATGGCTGTGCTGGATGAGGTTGGTaattgtagttcaaagcatctggaaggccacagcttggGGAATGTGGCCAAATGCCAGCCAAAGATACTCCATTAGGTATTGTCCTGCTCTCTTTTGCACCTGAAGGATAGGAGTGATGAGATTTGTTAGTCCAGAACACCTGGAGAGGAGGCACCATGTTGCATACCCCTGCTAGCCACATTTGTTGGAAATGAAGGGCAGTTTTGCATCAGTCAGGAAAACAGGCTGCCCTGCAACATCTCCAGTACCTCTCATTCCCCGTAGAGACAAAACAGCAAAAAGAACAGAAAGGTACAAAAGTCCCCTTTTGCCCCTGATGCAAATTATTGCCTTTTGTCTTGCAAGCATAGTTTTTAAGATTCTATGGCCATTTTTGTCTGCTTCCGTTCCAGGGCCCACAGAAGAAGCACCTGGTGAAGGGGAAGGTAGAAACCCAGGAGGAATTGTGAAAAGGGCTTCTCCTAAGTTGTTTCCGGACTCCAGTCCAACTTTGTCTCTGCTTTGAATAGTTGCAAACATGAATACGCTGAAACAAACTGGTGCTTAGTGTTATGTTCTCAAAAAGGTATATGCCCCCCACATCTGTCTCAAAAGTCTTTCAGGGCCATGC
The sequence above is drawn from the Lacerta agilis isolate rLacAgi1 chromosome 13, rLacAgi1.pri, whole genome shotgun sequence genome and encodes:
- the RPL3L gene encoding 60S ribosomal protein L3-like isoform X2, producing MKKYCKVIRIIVHTQMKLLPLRQKKAHIMEIQLNGGTVAEKVDWAHEKLEKQVPVNTVFSQNEMIDVIGVTKGHGMKGVTSRWHAKKLPRKTHKGLRKVACIGAWHPARVGYSIARAGQKGYHHRTELNKKVYRIGRGVHIEDGKVVKNNASTNYDTTEKTITPLGGFPKYGEVNNDFVMVKGCVVGTKKRVLTLRKSLLVHTSRKALEPVELKFIDTTSKFGHGHFQTAQEKRAFMGPQKKHLVKGKVETQEEL
- the RPL3L gene encoding 60S ribosomal protein L3-like isoform X1, which encodes MTHILREHYRPGLKVSKREEVEAVTIIETPPLVVVGLVGYIETPRGLRNFKTIFAEHISDECRRRFYKNWHKSKKKAFTKYCKKWQDEAGKKQLEKDFAAMKKYCKVIRIIVHTQMKLLPLRQKKAHIMEIQLNGGTVAEKVDWAHEKLEKQVPVNTVFSQNEMIDVIGVTKGHGMKGVTSRWHAKKLPRKTHKGLRKVACIGAWHPARVGYSIARAGQKGYHHRTELNKKVYRIGRGVHIEDGKVVKNNASTNYDTTEKTITPLGGFPKYGEVNNDFVMVKGCVVGTKKRVLTLRKSLLVHTSRKALEPVELKFIDTTSKFGHGHFQTAQEKRAFMGPQKKHLVKGKVETQEEL